A genomic stretch from Longimicrobium sp. includes:
- a CDS encoding sialidase family protein, with amino-acid sequence MASSPQGAYVAAGPQLEGLQTVRGEVGPDRANLLLYRPGGAALPAPPGDFTFVHPRAAVTPDGALHLVWAEPAMRADWGRARDRRLVPLGSVWHAGWRSGRWSAPERIYRGARIKLEPVLSSALSVDASGGLHVGFPGEDAAGMPRAVHVWHDGRGWHASEIQSRVPPVYVDVLPLRAGRTLMAYVAGQNVGGRDYTNALLVAASSDGGATWSPPRTVGAPEHWPATEPRLVAGRDGAIHLVWLRGAMQGRAALWHASSRDGGRNWEEMRELPLDGLPNGVQAVADARGAVHVVLTSYQQRRPELLHASWVRGGWSRPEPLFAGRMGTQPSLRADAAGRLHLAWVAQVPGTILPARLAPGDTLPWFELDYAVADAGAP; translated from the coding sequence GTGGCCTCGTCCCCGCAAGGCGCGTACGTCGCGGCGGGGCCGCAGCTCGAAGGGCTGCAGACGGTGCGCGGCGAGGTCGGGCCAGACCGCGCGAATCTCCTGCTCTATCGCCCCGGCGGCGCGGCGCTGCCCGCACCGCCGGGCGATTTCACGTTCGTCCACCCCCGCGCCGCGGTGACGCCGGACGGAGCGCTGCACCTGGTCTGGGCCGAGCCCGCGATGCGCGCCGACTGGGGCCGCGCACGCGATCGGCGGCTGGTGCCCCTCGGCAGCGTCTGGCACGCCGGCTGGCGGAGCGGCCGCTGGTCGGCGCCCGAGCGGATCTACCGGGGGGCGCGAATCAAGCTGGAGCCCGTCCTTTCGTCCGCGCTGTCGGTCGATGCATCGGGCGGCCTGCACGTCGGCTTTCCCGGCGAGGACGCGGCCGGGATGCCGCGCGCGGTGCACGTGTGGCACGACGGCCGTGGATGGCACGCGTCGGAGATCCAATCCCGCGTGCCGCCGGTGTACGTGGACGTGCTGCCGCTGCGCGCCGGGCGCACGCTGATGGCGTACGTCGCCGGCCAGAACGTCGGCGGACGCGACTACACCAACGCGCTCCTCGTCGCCGCGTCGAGCGATGGAGGGGCGACCTGGTCGCCGCCGCGGACCGTGGGCGCGCCCGAGCACTGGCCGGCGACCGAGCCGCGGCTTGTGGCGGGCCGTGACGGCGCCATCCATCTCGTCTGGTTGCGTGGAGCGATGCAGGGTCGCGCCGCGCTCTGGCACGCATCGTCGCGCGACGGTGGGCGGAACTGGGAGGAGATGCGCGAACTGCCGCTGGACGGCCTGCCCAACGGCGTGCAGGCCGTCGCCGATGCCCGCGGCGCGGTGCACGTGGTGCTCACCTCGTACCAGCAGCGGCGCCCAGAGCTGCTGCACGCCTCGTGGGTACGCGGCGGGTGGTCGCGGCCCGAGCCGCTGTTCGCCGGGCGCATGGGTACGCAGCCCTCGCTGCGCGCCGACGCGGCGGGGCGGCTGCATCTCGCTTGGGTGGCGCAGGTGCCCGGGACCATCCTGCCGGCGCGCCTCGCCCCGGGCGACACGCTCCCGTGGTTCGAGCTCGACTACGCCGTCGCGGACGCGGGTGCGCCGTAG
- the cysK gene encoding cysteine synthase A, which translates to MSRIDRYIGTTPTVRLDRVAEPGMAEVWVKVEGMNPGGSIKDRTALAMIVDAERRGLLPPGGTIVEPTSGNTGIGLAQVASARGYRLVLCLPAQMSEERKATLRAYGAELVLTDPERRMLAAIEEAERIRDETGAFLPNQFSNPANPRIHYETTGPEIWEQMDGRIDAFVYGTGTGGTISGVGRYLKERDPRIEVIAVEPGRSAVLHGEPRGQHQFQGMGPGFIPDNLDRTVIDRVIKAWEEDAFPVARRLAREEGLFVGMSSGAIAWAALEVARELGAGARVVTISPDTGARYLSTALFAAPDEEEAQALAAHG; encoded by the coding sequence ATGTCGCGCATCGACCGGTACATCGGCACCACGCCCACCGTGCGGCTGGACCGCGTGGCGGAGCCCGGGATGGCCGAGGTGTGGGTCAAGGTCGAGGGGATGAACCCCGGCGGGTCGATCAAGGACCGCACCGCGCTGGCCATGATCGTCGACGCCGAGCGCCGCGGCCTCCTTCCGCCCGGCGGCACCATCGTGGAGCCCACCTCGGGGAACACGGGGATCGGCCTGGCGCAGGTGGCCTCGGCGCGCGGCTACCGGCTGGTGCTCTGCCTCCCCGCGCAGATGAGCGAGGAGCGCAAGGCCACGCTGCGCGCGTACGGCGCCGAGCTGGTGCTGACCGACCCCGAGCGGCGCATGCTGGCCGCCATCGAGGAGGCCGAGCGCATCCGCGACGAGACGGGCGCCTTCCTCCCCAACCAGTTCTCCAACCCGGCCAACCCGCGCATCCACTACGAGACCACGGGCCCGGAGATCTGGGAGCAGATGGACGGCCGCATCGACGCGTTCGTGTACGGCACGGGCACCGGCGGCACCATCTCGGGCGTGGGGCGATACCTCAAGGAGCGCGACCCGCGCATCGAGGTGATCGCGGTGGAACCGGGGCGGTCGGCGGTGCTCCACGGCGAGCCGCGGGGACAGCACCAGTTCCAGGGGATGGGCCCCGGCTTCATCCCCGACAACCTGGACCGCACGGTGATCGACCGGGTGATCAAGGCGTGGGAGGAAGACGCCTTCCCCGTGGCGCGGCGGCTCGCACGCGAGGAGGGGCTGTTCGTGGGGATGAGCTCCGGCGCCATCGCCTGGGCGGCGCTGGAGGTGGCGCGCGAGTTGGGCGCGGGCGCGCGCGTGGTCACCATCTCCCCCGACACCGGCGCGCGCTACCTCAGCACCGCCCTCTTCGCCGCCCCCGACGAGGAGGAGGCGCAGGCGCTGGCCGCGCACGGATGA
- a CDS encoding class I SAM-dependent methyltransferase: MERAFGRLVKMLERHYGAFFGGGQPVPFGLQLTGGPRHVFGADEPAFTLVVKDRSALAALNTLDMMAVGEAYLRGAFDVEGDFLRVLSLRDLFSDRHPLRWAWKFVRPLLFGQVKSDAVHIAGHYDEDPDFYLTFLDRGYRCYSQGVFERDDEPLEAGIRRKLEFALDQIGVKEGDRVLDVGGGWGAWTQFAGERGIRVTSLTISKASERFINGLITRLRLPCRVVREHLFEHDPGQKYDAIVNLGVTEHLPDYGRTLQHYAALLKPGGRVCLDASASRRKYAVSAFFEKHIFPGNGTTVCIHDYLKHVARSPFSILSVANDTHNYELTTRRWAENLDAHREEIERRWGVAQYRRFQVYLWGCVDGFQRDVVQAYRWVLELGRGEGQGFHERAASVVATPATTETAREMMMSGAG; this comes from the coding sequence ATGGAGCGGGCGTTCGGGCGGCTGGTGAAGATGCTGGAGCGGCACTACGGCGCGTTCTTCGGCGGCGGCCAGCCGGTGCCGTTCGGGCTGCAACTGACCGGCGGGCCGCGCCACGTGTTCGGCGCCGACGAGCCGGCGTTCACGTTGGTGGTGAAGGACCGCAGCGCCCTGGCCGCGCTGAACACGCTGGACATGATGGCCGTGGGCGAGGCCTACCTGCGCGGCGCGTTCGACGTGGAGGGCGACTTCCTGCGCGTGCTGTCGCTGCGCGACCTGTTCAGCGACCGGCATCCCCTGCGCTGGGCGTGGAAGTTCGTGCGCCCGCTCCTCTTCGGGCAGGTGAAGTCCGACGCCGTCCACATCGCCGGGCACTACGACGAGGACCCGGACTTCTACCTCACGTTCCTCGACCGCGGCTACCGCTGCTACAGCCAGGGCGTGTTCGAGCGCGACGACGAGCCGCTGGAGGCCGGCATCCGCCGCAAGCTGGAGTTCGCGCTGGACCAGATCGGCGTGAAGGAGGGCGACCGCGTGCTGGACGTGGGCGGCGGCTGGGGCGCGTGGACGCAGTTCGCCGGCGAGCGCGGGATCCGGGTGACGTCGCTGACCATCTCGAAGGCGTCGGAGCGCTTCATCAACGGGCTGATCACGCGGCTGCGGCTCCCCTGCCGCGTGGTGCGCGAGCACCTGTTCGAGCACGATCCCGGGCAGAAGTACGACGCCATCGTCAACCTGGGCGTGACGGAGCACCTCCCCGACTACGGCCGCACGCTGCAGCACTACGCGGCGCTGCTGAAGCCCGGCGGCCGGGTGTGCCTGGACGCCAGCGCCAGCCGCCGCAAGTACGCGGTGTCGGCGTTCTTCGAGAAGCACATCTTCCCCGGCAACGGCACCACCGTCTGCATCCACGACTACCTGAAGCACGTCGCAAGGTCGCCGTTCTCGATCCTGTCGGTGGCGAACGACACGCACAACTACGAGCTGACCACGCGCCGCTGGGCCGAGAACCTGGACGCGCACCGCGAGGAGATCGAGCGGCGCTGGGGCGTCGCGCAGTACCGCCGCTTCCAGGTGTACCTGTGGGGGTGCGTCGACGGCTTCCAGCGCGACGTGGTGCAGGCCTACCGCTGGGTGCTCGAGCTCGGCCGCGGCGAGGGCCAGGGCTTCCACGAACGCGCGGCGAGTGTGGTCGCGACGCCAGCAACAACGGAGACGGCGAGGGAGATGATGATGAGCGGGGCGGGGTGA
- a CDS encoding prolyl oligopeptidase family serine peptidase — MPRIRTSAAPIALAISLLSPHRAAAQSFTLEQVMGAPFPSQLSAAPAGGRFAWVQNERGARNLWVAAPPDYRGRQLTAYARDDGQDIGGIAWTPDGRTLLYVRGGGANRAGQRPNPTSDPAGVEQAIWRVSADGGAPVKVAVGGSPAVSPKGDGVAFTRGGQVWWAPLGGEKQAEATQLVNARGGAGSLRWSPDGSRLAFVSGRGDHAFVGVYDVAAKTLRWMQPSVDQDGSPAWSPDGARLAFLRVPASSAETSFRPVRTAHPWSVMVADVATGEARAAWTALEGRGSAFREIVADDQLMWAGDRLVFPWERDGWTHLYSIPAAGGAATLLTPGEGEVEYATLSPDRREIIFNSNQGGDIDRRDIWRVSVSGGPPRAVTRGAMIEWDPAAASDGRTIAFFRSGAREPAAAMVMADGGAARELAPGTVPADFPARELVEPQPVVFTAADGMQIHAQLFAPRGGGRHPAVIFFHGGSRRQMLLGWHYGDYYNRAYALNQYLASQGYLVLSVNYRSGIGYGMEFREALNYGASGASEVADVFGAGLYLRSRADVDPRRIGLWGGSYGGYLTAMGLARASDLFAAGVDFHGVHDWNTEIPNFDASYDSLRLGDLARQAFQASPMAYIDGWRSPVLVIHGDDDRNVPFSETVRLVEELRKRKVTVEQLVFPDEIHGFLTHSAWLRAYHATADFFDRRLKTAGGASPSP, encoded by the coding sequence ATGCCCCGCATCCGCACGTCCGCCGCCCCGATCGCGCTCGCCATCTCCTTGCTCTCCCCGCATCGCGCGGCTGCCCAGTCGTTTACGCTGGAGCAGGTGATGGGCGCGCCGTTTCCGTCGCAGCTGTCGGCGGCGCCGGCGGGCGGACGGTTCGCGTGGGTGCAGAACGAGCGCGGCGCGCGCAACCTGTGGGTCGCCGCGCCGCCGGACTATCGCGGACGCCAGCTCACCGCGTACGCGCGGGACGACGGGCAGGACATCGGCGGGATCGCGTGGACGCCGGACGGGCGCACGCTGCTGTACGTGCGCGGCGGCGGCGCCAACCGCGCGGGGCAGCGCCCCAACCCCACGAGCGACCCCGCCGGCGTGGAGCAGGCCATCTGGCGCGTCTCCGCGGACGGCGGGGCGCCGGTGAAGGTGGCCGTCGGCGGCTCGCCCGCCGTCTCGCCGAAGGGCGACGGGGTGGCGTTCACGCGCGGCGGGCAGGTCTGGTGGGCGCCGCTGGGCGGAGAGAAGCAGGCGGAGGCGACGCAGCTGGTGAACGCGCGCGGCGGCGCGGGATCGCTGCGCTGGTCGCCGGACGGGAGCCGGCTGGCGTTCGTCAGCGGGCGCGGCGACCACGCGTTCGTGGGCGTGTACGACGTGGCCGCGAAGACGCTGCGGTGGATGCAGCCCAGCGTGGACCAGGACGGATCGCCCGCGTGGTCGCCCGACGGCGCGCGCCTCGCCTTCCTGCGCGTTCCCGCGTCGTCGGCCGAGACGTCGTTCCGCCCCGTCCGCACCGCGCACCCGTGGTCGGTGATGGTGGCGGACGTGGCCACGGGCGAGGCGCGCGCCGCGTGGACCGCGCTGGAGGGGCGGGGAAGCGCCTTCCGCGAGATCGTGGCCGACGACCAGCTGATGTGGGCGGGCGACCGCCTCGTCTTCCCGTGGGAGCGCGACGGGTGGACGCACCTCTACTCCATCCCCGCCGCGGGCGGCGCGGCGACGCTGCTGACGCCGGGCGAGGGCGAGGTCGAGTACGCCACGCTCTCGCCCGACCGCCGCGAGATCATCTTCAACTCCAACCAGGGCGGCGACATCGACCGGCGCGATATCTGGCGCGTCTCGGTCTCCGGCGGGCCGCCGCGGGCGGTGACGCGCGGGGCGATGATCGAGTGGGATCCCGCCGCGGCGAGCGACGGGCGGACGATCGCCTTCTTCCGCTCCGGCGCGCGCGAGCCCGCCGCGGCGATGGTGATGGCGGACGGCGGCGCGGCGCGCGAGCTGGCGCCGGGGACCGTCCCCGCGGACTTCCCGGCGCGTGAGCTGGTGGAGCCGCAGCCCGTCGTCTTCACCGCCGCGGACGGGATGCAGATCCACGCGCAGCTCTTCGCCCCGCGCGGCGGCGGGCGGCACCCGGCGGTCATCTTCTTCCACGGCGGCAGCCGCCGGCAGATGCTGCTGGGGTGGCACTACGGCGACTACTACAACCGCGCCTACGCGCTCAACCAGTACCTCGCCAGCCAGGGCTACCTCGTCCTCTCCGTGAACTACCGCAGCGGGATCGGCTACGGGATGGAGTTCCGCGAGGCGCTGAACTACGGCGCGTCGGGGGCGTCGGAGGTGGCGGACGTGTTCGGCGCGGGGCTCTACCTGCGCTCGCGGGCGGACGTCGATCCGCGGCGGATCGGCCTGTGGGGCGGCTCGTACGGCGGGTATTTGACGGCGATGGGGCTGGCGCGCGCGTCGGACCTCTTCGCCGCGGGGGTGGACTTCCACGGGGTGCACGACTGGAACACCGAGATCCCGAACTTCGACGCGTCGTACGACTCGCTGCGGCTGGGCGACCTGGCGCGGCAGGCGTTCCAGGCGTCGCCGATGGCGTATATCGACGGGTGGCGCTCGCCCGTGCTGGTGATCCACGGCGACGACGACCGCAACGTGCCGTTCAGCGAGACGGTGCGGCTCGTCGAAGAGCTGCGGAAGCGCAAGGTGACCGTCGAGCAGCTCGTCTTCCCCGACGAGATCCACGGCTTCCTGACGCACTCGGCCTGGCTGCGCGCCTACCACGCCACCGCCGACTTCTTCGACCGCCGCCTGAAGACCGCCGGCGGGGCGTCGCCGTCGCCGTGA
- a CDS encoding M90 family metallopeptidase has protein sequence MVLDFFRKRRRDEIRDRPFPEEWLAIVERNVAMYHRLSFHDRQELLRKVLVFLEEKNFEGCGGLEMTDEIRVTVAAQACIPILRFEDHYYPRLRSILVYPDTFVARRTRRDGWVEHEDHEAMLGEAWADGAVVLSWASVESDLRDAGDARNVVVHEFAHQLDAEDGAHDGTPPLPFRAYGPWVRILSAEYLELREGRGPHVLDDYGAKNEAEFFAVASETFFERPEKLLREHPELYAELCQYYRQDPAAWAPLKRGEGGEEG, from the coding sequence ATGGTGCTCGACTTCTTCCGAAAGCGCCGCCGCGACGAGATCCGCGATCGCCCGTTCCCGGAGGAGTGGCTGGCGATCGTGGAGCGGAACGTGGCCATGTACCACCGCCTGTCCTTCCACGACCGGCAGGAGCTGCTGCGCAAGGTGCTCGTCTTCCTCGAGGAGAAGAACTTCGAGGGATGCGGCGGCTTGGAGATGACGGACGAGATCCGCGTGACCGTGGCGGCGCAGGCGTGCATCCCCATCCTGCGCTTCGAGGACCACTACTATCCGCGTCTCCGCTCCATCCTCGTCTATCCCGACACCTTCGTGGCCCGCCGCACGCGCCGCGACGGATGGGTGGAGCACGAGGACCATGAGGCGATGCTGGGCGAGGCGTGGGCCGACGGCGCCGTGGTGCTGTCGTGGGCGTCGGTGGAGAGCGACCTGCGCGATGCGGGCGACGCGCGCAACGTGGTGGTGCACGAGTTCGCCCATCAGCTCGACGCCGAGGACGGCGCGCACGACGGCACCCCGCCGCTGCCGTTCCGGGCATACGGGCCGTGGGTGCGCATCCTCTCCGCCGAGTACCTGGAGTTGCGCGAGGGGCGGGGGCCGCACGTGCTGGACGACTACGGCGCGAAGAACGAGGCGGAGTTCTTCGCCGTCGCTTCGGAGACGTTCTTCGAGCGCCCGGAGAAGCTGCTGCGCGAGCACCCGGAGCTGTACGCCGAGCTGTGCCAGTACTACCGGCAGGATCCGGCGGCGTGGGCGCCGTTGAAGCGCGGCGAGGGGGGAGAGGAAGGGTGA
- a CDS encoding FAD-dependent oxidoreductase: MAEREALVVGAGVIGLTSAIRLQEAGWRVRIWAAEAPERTTSAVAAAIWYPYRVGPEALVKAWGERSFAVFEELARDGSTGVRMLPGIELLPRRADPHDVPEWASHIADFRVATGGDIPDGRVGWALTVPVADTGVYLRWLAARFADNGGMMEIRRVASLAEAAAACPLVVNCSGLGARELVGDGAMRPVRGQVLRVENPGLTRFWLDEYHPDGLLYIIPRSGDCILGGTAEEGEEDTTPDMDVSEQIRWRCAELEPDLADARLLEHRVGLRPWRPEIRLEAEALPGGATVIHNYGHGGAGVTLSWGCAERIAELASLPR, translated from the coding sequence ATGGCGGAGCGCGAGGCGCTGGTGGTGGGGGCGGGGGTGATCGGGCTGACGTCGGCCATCCGGCTGCAGGAGGCGGGATGGCGCGTGCGCATCTGGGCCGCCGAGGCGCCGGAGCGCACCACCAGCGCGGTGGCCGCGGCGATCTGGTATCCGTACCGCGTGGGCCCCGAGGCGCTGGTGAAGGCGTGGGGCGAGCGCAGCTTCGCCGTGTTCGAGGAGCTCGCGCGCGACGGATCGACGGGCGTGCGCATGCTTCCCGGCATCGAGCTGCTGCCGCGGCGCGCCGACCCGCACGACGTGCCCGAGTGGGCGTCGCACATCGCCGACTTCCGCGTGGCGACGGGCGGCGATATCCCGGACGGGCGCGTGGGATGGGCGCTGACGGTGCCCGTCGCCGACACGGGCGTGTACCTGCGCTGGCTGGCCGCGCGCTTCGCGGACAACGGCGGGATGATGGAGATTCGGCGCGTCGCGTCGCTGGCCGAGGCCGCGGCGGCGTGCCCGCTGGTCGTCAACTGCTCGGGGCTCGGCGCGCGCGAGCTGGTGGGGGATGGGGCGATGCGGCCCGTCCGCGGGCAGGTGCTGCGGGTGGAGAACCCGGGGCTGACGCGCTTCTGGCTCGACGAGTACCACCCCGACGGGCTGCTGTACATCATCCCCCGCAGCGGCGACTGCATCCTGGGTGGCACCGCGGAGGAGGGCGAGGAGGACACCACGCCCGACATGGACGTCTCCGAGCAGATCCGCTGGCGGTGCGCGGAGCTGGAGCCGGACCTGGCCGACGCGCGGCTGCTGGAGCACCGCGTGGGCCTGCGTCCGTGGCGCCCCGAGATCCGGCTGGAGGCGGAAGCGCTCCCCGGCGGCGCGACCGTCATCCACAACTACGGCCACGGCGGCGCGGGCGTCACCCTCTCCTGGGGCTGCGCCGAGCGCATCGCCGAGCTGGCGAGCTTGCCGCGATGA